Proteins encoded together in one Candidatus Sulfotelmatobacter sp. window:
- a CDS encoding TerC family protein, with protein sequence MPLLYFWILFNLFALGMLVLDLRVFHRAGRVISFRNALCWSVVYLVLAAAFGALLYFWQGHQAALEFVTGYVLEISLSADNLFVFLLIFNFFAVREEQQHRVLFWGILGALVMRGIFIVAGVGLISRFHWVLYIFGGLLIISGIRFLAMGDHKVDPARNPVVKALRRIMPVTSDYRGGKFFVRNPQDHSRLYATPLLLVLLVIETTDVLFAVDSIPAVLAVTLNAFIVYTSNVFAILGLRSMYFAVSGLMKVFRFLHYGLALVLILVGAKMLAAEYFTVPVTTTLGVVAGIILLSIAMSVAIPSARKR encoded by the coding sequence ATGCCATTGCTCTATTTCTGGATCCTCTTCAATCTTTTCGCGCTGGGCATGCTGGTGCTCGATCTGCGCGTTTTTCATCGGGCGGGCCGAGTCATCAGTTTTCGCAACGCGTTGTGCTGGAGCGTTGTCTACCTAGTGCTGGCCGCGGCGTTCGGCGCACTTTTGTATTTCTGGCAGGGGCACCAGGCCGCGCTGGAGTTCGTCACGGGCTATGTGCTGGAGATTTCTCTCAGTGCCGATAATCTTTTCGTCTTTCTTCTGATCTTCAACTTTTTCGCGGTTCGAGAGGAGCAGCAGCATCGCGTTTTGTTCTGGGGCATTCTGGGTGCGCTGGTTATGCGCGGCATTTTTATCGTCGCTGGGGTCGGGCTCATTTCCCGCTTTCATTGGGTGCTTTACATTTTTGGGGGCCTGCTTATTATCAGCGGAATTCGGTTCCTGGCGATGGGGGATCACAAGGTCGATCCTGCAAGGAATCCGGTGGTGAAAGCGCTGCGCCGCATCATGCCGGTGACCAGCGACTATCGCGGGGGAAAATTCTTTGTCCGCAACCCGCAGGATCACTCGCGTCTCTACGCGACTCCGCTGCTGCTGGTGCTGCTGGTAATCGAAACCACTGACGTGCTGTTTGCCGTCGACTCGATCCCCGCGGTACTTGCAGTCACGCTTAACGCTTTCATCGTCTATACGTCAAATGTCTTTGCGATTCTGGGTTTGCGCTCTATGTACTTCGCCGTCTCGGGACTGATGAAGGTTTTTCGCTTTCTGCATTACGGATTGGCGCTGGTGCTGATTCTGGTAGGCGCGAAGATGCTGGCGGCGGAGTATTTTACGGTGCCGGTTACCACGACTCTAGGCGTTGTCGCGGGGATAATTCTGCTCTCGATCGCGATGTCGGTTGCTATTCCATCGGCCCGAAAAAGGTAA
- a CDS encoding M20/M25/M40 family metallo-hydrolase gives MIQAALQPSPLEVNLHRLTDEIGGRVPGTPAMQHAINWGVQAFTAAGADSVHTEGFTIPASWTEGATEMTATTAYQVDPAKVGGGTVLSPFRVRAVSVAWAPALAPVKHVPIVDVGDGATADFAKAGDISGKIILVHTVVLKTWDDLFAEYEKALPVVDLAVKGKAKAVAFMATREHDILYRHTNSSAGEIDRLPMVIVAREDGERIARLLAAGNLVWGDLSIPNQIGGPIKSSNVVAEIRGSEKPDEFVILGAHLDSWELGTGALDNGCNAALVIDALRAIKASGVKPRRTIRFILFSGEEEGLIGSHLYAYNHRAELDKAAGVIIYDSGTGKTTGFSVGRKDTVAAAKELMGPLAQFGTKEVKPDMEWGTDHFDFMMEGVPTFVADQEEANYLENYHAVSDTYDKVDFAQLKKNVAEAAALSTELADLYAKIGPRLTHDQIEQTMRDTKSVGMFKAFGIWDDWASGQRGRQK, from the coding sequence GTGATTCAGGCCGCGCTTCAGCCGTCGCCGCTGGAAGTGAATCTGCATCGCCTGACCGATGAGATTGGCGGCCGCGTTCCGGGAACTCCGGCAATGCAACACGCAATTAACTGGGGCGTGCAAGCGTTCACAGCCGCCGGCGCTGACAGCGTTCATACCGAAGGTTTCACCATTCCGGCATCCTGGACGGAGGGCGCCACGGAAATGACCGCGACTACTGCCTACCAGGTCGATCCCGCGAAGGTGGGCGGCGGAACGGTACTGTCGCCGTTTCGCGTGCGGGCGGTTTCGGTGGCGTGGGCTCCCGCGCTGGCTCCGGTGAAGCACGTGCCGATCGTCGATGTCGGCGATGGCGCGACTGCGGATTTCGCGAAAGCGGGAGACATCTCCGGCAAGATCATTCTGGTTCATACCGTCGTGTTGAAAACCTGGGACGATCTGTTTGCGGAGTACGAGAAAGCGCTACCGGTAGTCGATCTCGCGGTAAAGGGCAAGGCGAAGGCGGTCGCCTTCATGGCGACGCGCGAGCACGACATCCTCTACCGGCACACGAATTCGTCAGCAGGAGAAATTGACCGCCTGCCGATGGTGATCGTTGCCCGCGAGGACGGCGAGCGAATCGCACGCCTGCTGGCCGCGGGAAATCTGGTATGGGGCGACCTCTCCATTCCCAATCAGATTGGCGGGCCAATCAAGTCATCGAATGTGGTGGCGGAAATCCGCGGCAGCGAAAAGCCCGACGAGTTCGTAATCCTGGGCGCGCATCTCGATTCGTGGGAATTGGGGACGGGCGCGCTGGATAATGGGTGCAACGCCGCACTGGTGATCGATGCGCTGCGGGCCATCAAGGCCTCGGGCGTGAAGCCGCGGCGCACCATTCGCTTTATTCTTTTCTCCGGCGAAGAGGAAGGGCTCATCGGCTCGCATCTGTATGCCTACAACCATCGCGCTGAACTCGACAAAGCGGCGGGAGTAATTATTTACGATTCCGGCACGGGAAAGACTACCGGATTTTCCGTGGGGCGCAAAGATACCGTCGCCGCTGCGAAAGAGCTGATGGGGCCACTGGCGCAATTTGGCACGAAAGAGGTGAAGCCCGACATGGAGTGGGGAACTGACCACTTTGATTTCATGATGGAGGGCGTGCCCACGTTCGTCGCCGATCAGGAGGAAGCCAACTATCTGGAAAACTATCACGCCGTCTCCGACACTTATGACAAAGTTGATTTTGCGCAATTGAAGAAGAACGTAGCGGAGGCTGCCGCCCTCAGCACTGAGTTGGCAGATCTATATGCGAAGATCGGTCCGCGCCTCACCCACGATCAGATTGAGCAGACCATGCGCGACACTAAAAGCGTGGGGATGTTCAAGGCCTTCGGCATTTGGGATGACTGGGCCAGCGGACAGCGGGGAAGGCAGAAGTAA
- a CDS encoding M28 family peptidase codes for MRWIVLIGLAVVLACDRDKETASSHAPTADAQNIQDARTSPLNLPPDSGPPPKFDGDRAMQYVKDIVRFGPRPLGSANHKKVEEYIASRLKGDQVEDDLFTADTPEGKFPVHNIIAKFPGNKDGIIVVASHYDTNYPLRNTSYVGANDGASSSALLLELANQLRGKPRDGYSVWLVWDDAEEAMKPDGSGGLPQVMPFDQDSLYGITHLAEKWQADGTLKKVKAFLLADMIGDADLSVERDSNSTPWLENVVYEAATRAGYQSHFFTRNNQVGDDHVPFVKRGVPSADLIDFQYGYNNVFWHTTQDTIDKLSPKSLEIVGTVILETVRILDSMEPLPPK; via the coding sequence TTGCGGTGGATCGTGCTGATAGGCCTGGCTGTGGTACTCGCCTGCGATCGCGACAAGGAAACCGCCAGCAGCCACGCTCCGACCGCAGATGCGCAGAATATTCAGGACGCTCGTACGTCGCCCTTGAATCTTCCACCGGATTCGGGGCCTCCGCCTAAATTCGATGGCGATCGCGCCATGCAATATGTGAAAGACATCGTGAGATTCGGACCGCGGCCGCTGGGGAGCGCCAATCATAAGAAGGTTGAGGAATATATAGCGTCGCGCTTGAAGGGCGATCAGGTGGAAGACGATCTTTTCACGGCCGATACGCCGGAAGGAAAATTTCCCGTCCACAATATCATCGCCAAGTTTCCCGGCAACAAGGACGGCATCATCGTAGTGGCCAGCCATTACGATACGAATTATCCGTTGCGCAATACTTCGTACGTTGGAGCGAACGACGGCGCGTCGTCGAGTGCTTTGCTGCTTGAACTCGCCAACCAGTTGCGCGGCAAACCGCGCGACGGCTACAGCGTCTGGCTGGTGTGGGACGACGCGGAAGAGGCGATGAAACCGGACGGTTCCGGCGGCTTGCCTCAGGTAATGCCTTTCGATCAAGACAGTCTCTACGGCATTACCCATTTGGCCGAGAAGTGGCAGGCTGACGGAACTTTGAAAAAAGTCAAAGCATTTCTGTTGGCCGATATGATCGGCGACGCCGACCTCAGCGTGGAACGCGACTCCAATTCAACTCCGTGGCTGGAAAATGTCGTGTACGAAGCGGCGACCCGCGCGGGCTATCAATCGCACTTCTTCACGCGCAACAACCAGGTTGGCGACGACCACGTGCCTTTTGTGAAGCGCGGCGTTCCGAGCGCTGACCTCATCGATTTTCAGTATGGCTACAACAACGTTTTCTGGCACACTACGCAGGATACGATCGACAAGCTGAGTCCTAAGAGCCTGGAAATCGTCGGCACAGTAATTCTGGAAACCGTCCGCATTCTCGACAGCATGGAACCGCTGCCGCCGAAATAA
- the tatC gene encoding twin-arginine translocase subunit TatC, with protein sequence MFDFGAARAGGEGETEPMTTMGFLDHLEELRKRIVYSLMAVAVGFFACWWKVERIYDVMQRPIIDVLRKNHMPEKLVYLNPTDPFNLYIKIAALAGLFLTSPFVLYQVWMFISPGLYRNEKRYVVPFMISTIALFTTGGYFGYKIAYPMALDFLIGFGKQFMPMITISEYTQLFLTIILGMGIIFEMPILVFFLSFMGILSAGFMVKNFRYAIMVIFIVAAIVTPTTDILSMCIFASPMIALYGVSIGVAWLVHPTQRRAREELKKEKQAQA encoded by the coding sequence ATGTTTGATTTCGGAGCCGCGCGCGCCGGCGGCGAAGGCGAAACTGAGCCCATGACCACGATGGGCTTTCTCGACCACCTCGAAGAGCTGCGCAAGCGGATCGTCTATTCCCTGATGGCGGTGGCCGTCGGATTCTTTGCCTGCTGGTGGAAGGTGGAGCGCATCTACGACGTGATGCAGCGGCCCATCATCGATGTGCTGCGCAAGAACCACATGCCGGAGAAGCTGGTCTATTTGAATCCAACCGATCCCTTCAATCTTTATATAAAAATCGCCGCGCTGGCCGGATTGTTTCTTACTTCGCCGTTCGTGCTTTATCAGGTATGGATGTTCATCTCGCCCGGCCTTTACCGGAACGAGAAGCGCTACGTGGTGCCGTTCATGATCTCGACGATTGCGTTGTTCACGACCGGCGGATACTTTGGCTATAAGATCGCCTATCCGATGGCGCTCGATTTTCTGATCGGTTTCGGCAAACAGTTCATGCCAATGATTACGATCAGCGAGTATACGCAGCTTTTTCTGACCATCATTCTCGGCATGGGAATTATTTTTGAGATGCCAATTCTCGTGTTCTTCCTGTCGTTCATGGGGATTCTCAGTGCCGGGTTCATGGTGAAGAATTTCCGCTACGCCATCATGGTAATTTTCATCGTCGCGGCCATCGTCACGCCGACCACTGACATCCTAAGTATGTGCATTTTTGCTTCTCCGATGATCGCGCTCTATGGAGTAAGCATTGGGGTGGCGTGGCTGGTGCATCCCACGCAGCGCAGGGCGAGGGAAGAGCTGAAGAAAGAAAAGCAGGCGCAAGCATGA